The following proteins are encoded in a genomic region of Streptomyces gobiensis:
- a CDS encoding Uma2 family endonuclease, which yields MTVLCERTEMAEREEPSELDKLFEALEQMQIPEGFKAEIVEGIIIVSPQRDTHWDITAAVYDQLRTQYPRKQLKSDMRIDFPGYLNGFCPDLAAVGSGAEKDNRGHWRHEDVEFVLEVISRGTAGNDYGKKKKVYAIAGIAVYLIADPYTGQCHLHTRPSDDRFWRQETFAFGEPIELKPHGIDLTLETEDFPRD from the coding sequence ATGACCGTCCTGTGTGAACGGACCGAGATGGCCGAGCGCGAGGAACCCAGCGAGCTCGACAAATTGTTCGAGGCGTTGGAGCAGATGCAGATCCCCGAGGGCTTCAAGGCCGAGATCGTCGAGGGGATCATCATCGTGTCGCCGCAACGAGACACCCACTGGGACATCACCGCTGCCGTCTACGATCAGCTGCGCACCCAGTACCCGAGGAAGCAGCTCAAGTCCGATATGCGGATCGACTTCCCGGGCTATCTCAATGGATTCTGCCCCGACTTGGCCGCGGTCGGGAGCGGTGCCGAGAAGGACAACCGGGGCCACTGGCGCCATGAGGATGTGGAGTTCGTCCTGGAGGTCATCTCCCGGGGGACCGCGGGCAACGATTACGGCAAGAAGAAGAAGGTGTACGCGATCGCCGGAATCGCGGTGTATCTGATCGCCGATCCCTACACCGGCCAGTGCCATCTGCACACCCGCCCGTCGGATGACCGGTTCTGGCGCCAGGAGACCTTCGCGTTCGGTGAGCCGATCGAGCTCAAGCCCCATGGCATCGATCTCACTCTGGAGACCGAGGACTTCCCCCGCGACTGA
- a CDS encoding phosphatase PAP2 family protein, translating into MLPPVPERPLPYAALTGLLSGLFAVITWQVAAYGPLREADEWLSGLLRQPAPSPGAGAVVAQSFADLGSPVVALPVLAAAMGYACWRGGRWRPVLCYAVVMAAVPLLVLPLKALLDRPGPVDGSGYYPSGHTATAVVAYGATAALLLPFTPGVRARRGVVAAAVLLVLATAVGLVRRGFHWPLDVVASWCLGGLLMVGAAAWLTRRHRRPTPPPHALPAPAPPDQ; encoded by the coding sequence ATGCTCCCCCCTGTTCCTGAGCGGCCGCTTCCGTATGCGGCGCTGACCGGACTGCTCAGCGGGCTCTTCGCGGTCATCACCTGGCAGGTGGCGGCGTACGGGCCACTGCGGGAGGCCGATGAGTGGCTCTCCGGCCTGCTGCGGCAGCCCGCTCCTTCCCCAGGTGCGGGGGCGGTCGTGGCCCAGTCCTTCGCGGACCTCGGCAGCCCGGTGGTCGCGTTGCCTGTGCTGGCGGCGGCGATGGGGTATGCGTGCTGGCGCGGCGGGCGCTGGCGGCCGGTCCTCTGCTACGCCGTGGTGATGGCGGCGGTGCCGCTGCTGGTGCTGCCGCTCAAAGCACTGCTGGACCGGCCTGGCCCCGTCGACGGCAGCGGCTACTACCCCTCGGGGCACACGGCGACGGCCGTGGTGGCGTATGGCGCCACGGCCGCGCTGCTGCTGCCGTTCACCCCCGGTGTGCGCGCCCGCCGGGGCGTCGTGGCCGCCGCCGTACTGCTGGTTCTCGCCACCGCTGTGGGTCTGGTCCGTCGCGGCTTCCATTGGCCGCTGGATGTCGTGGCGAGCTGGTGTCTGGGCGGTCTGCTGATGGTCGGGGCCGCGGCCTGGCTCACTCGTCGGCACCGGCGGCCCACGCCGCCGCCTCATGCATTGCCAGCTCCAGCACCGCCGGATCAGTGA
- a CDS encoding APC family permease, which translates to MAQLLKQPTTGEIDSGAVANADIKTKGLKKNSVGLLGSAVIGLSTVAPVYCLTSTLGPTVSEVGLQMPAIFLAGFLPMLLVAFAYRELNKAVPDCGTSFTWTVKALGPRIGWMCGWGLVMATVIVLSNLAGVAAEFFYLLLGDLTGSQAIVDFGGSTVVHIATVLAFIAIATAISYRGMTATKWFQYALVSLQMVVLTVFIVMAISKSDGGAIAGAASGVGSLDFSWSWLNPFSVTSFAAFTAGLSLSIFIFWGWDTSLTVNEETEGSAKTPGRAAMISVVVLVTSYVLTAIAALMFAGTGTEGLGLGNPDTADNVFAVLADPVMGPLGALLFLAVLASAAASLQTTFLPAARTALAMSTYEAFPSSFAKVHPTFKTPGRATVAAGIATGIFYAVMAVVSENVLIDTIYALGLMICFYYALTAYACVWYFRRDLTRSVRDAVYKGVLPLLGAVLLSAVFVQTMVDMWDPAYGTGSAIAGVGSVFVIGVGVLLLGVVLMLVMQRRSPAFFRGEVLTRDTPALVARD; encoded by the coding sequence ATGGCTCAGCTCCTCAAGCAACCGACGACCGGAGAGATAGACAGCGGCGCCGTCGCCAACGCGGATATCAAGACCAAGGGGCTCAAGAAGAACTCCGTAGGTCTTCTCGGCAGCGCTGTCATCGGTCTCTCCACTGTCGCCCCCGTGTACTGCCTCACCAGCACGCTCGGCCCCACGGTCAGCGAAGTGGGGCTTCAGATGCCCGCCATCTTCCTGGCCGGCTTCCTGCCGATGCTCCTGGTCGCCTTCGCCTACCGGGAACTCAACAAGGCCGTGCCGGACTGCGGCACCTCCTTCACCTGGACCGTGAAGGCGCTCGGCCCCCGGATCGGCTGGATGTGCGGCTGGGGCCTGGTGATGGCCACAGTCATCGTGCTGTCGAACCTCGCCGGGGTCGCGGCTGAGTTCTTCTATCTACTGCTCGGGGATCTCACCGGCAGCCAGGCCATCGTCGACTTCGGCGGTTCAACCGTCGTGCATATCGCCACCGTGCTGGCCTTCATCGCCATCGCGACCGCGATCAGCTACCGGGGCATGACCGCCACCAAGTGGTTCCAGTACGCACTGGTGAGCCTGCAGATGGTCGTCCTGACGGTCTTTATCGTGATGGCCATCAGCAAGTCGGACGGCGGCGCCATAGCCGGTGCGGCGTCCGGCGTCGGCTCGCTGGACTTCTCCTGGAGCTGGCTGAACCCGTTCTCGGTCACCTCCTTCGCGGCCTTCACCGCGGGCCTGTCCCTGTCGATCTTCATCTTCTGGGGCTGGGACACCAGCCTCACGGTCAACGAGGAGACCGAGGGCAGTGCCAAGACGCCGGGCCGGGCTGCGATGATCTCCGTGGTGGTTCTGGTCACCTCTTATGTACTGACCGCCATCGCCGCCCTGATGTTCGCGGGCACCGGCACCGAGGGCCTGGGCCTGGGCAACCCGGACACCGCGGACAATGTCTTCGCCGTGCTCGCCGACCCGGTGATGGGCCCGCTGGGTGCGCTGCTCTTCCTGGCGGTCCTGGCCAGCGCCGCCGCCAGCCTGCAGACGACCTTCCTCCCGGCCGCTCGTACCGCGCTGGCGATGAGCACCTATGAGGCCTTCCCCTCGTCGTTCGCCAAGGTCCACCCCACGTTCAAGACCCCGGGCCGTGCCACCGTCGCGGCGGGCATCGCGACCGGTATCTTCTACGCGGTCATGGCCGTGGTCAGCGAGAACGTGCTCATTGACACGATCTACGCCCTGGGCCTCATGATCTGCTTCTACTACGCGCTGACCGCCTACGCCTGTGTCTGGTACTTCCGGCGCGACCTCACCCGCAGCGTCCGTGACGCGGTCTACAAGGGTGTGCTGCCGCTGCTCGGCGCAGTCCTGCTGAGCGCGGTCTTCGTCCAGACGATGGTCGATATGTGGGACCCGGCCTATGGAACGGGCAGCGCCATCGCGGGGGTCGGCAGCGTCTTCGTCATCGGCGTCGGCGTACTGCTCCTGGGCGTCGTCCTGATGCTGGTCATGCAGCGCCGCAGCCCGGCATTCTTCCGCGGCGAGGTGCTGACCCGGGACACCCCGGCGCTGGTGGCGCGGGACTGA
- a CDS encoding adenosine deaminase, which translates to MSDLSSFIAGLPKAELHVHHVGSASPRIVAELAARHPDSKVPADPEALADYFTFRDFAHFVEVYLSVVDLIRDAEDVRLLTYEVARDMAAQQIRYAELTVTPYSSTRRGIPDVAFVEAIEDARRAAETELGVTLRWCFDIPGEAGLAAAEETARIACELRPEGLVSFGLGGPEIGVPRPQFKPFFDRAIAEGLRSVPHAGETSGPGTIWDALTSLRAERIGHGTSAPQDPRLLERLAEQRIPLEVCPTSNIATRAVPTLAEHPVREMVDAGVLVTINSDDPPMFGTDLNTEYGIAARLLSLDAPGVAALAKNAVAAAFLDTPAKSKLSDEIDAYVSAWQQS; encoded by the coding sequence TTGTCCGATCTCAGCTCCTTTATCGCCGGGCTGCCCAAGGCCGAGCTGCATGTCCACCATGTCGGTTCCGCCTCGCCGCGTATCGTGGCCGAACTCGCCGCCCGGCACCCGGACTCCAAGGTCCCGGCCGACCCGGAGGCACTGGCCGACTACTTCACCTTCCGTGACTTCGCGCACTTCGTCGAGGTCTACCTCTCCGTCGTGGACCTCATCCGGGATGCCGAGGACGTGCGGCTGCTCACCTATGAGGTCGCCCGCGACATGGCCGCACAGCAGATCCGTTACGCCGAGCTGACCGTCACCCCCTACAGCTCGACCCGGCGCGGCATACCGGACGTCGCCTTCGTCGAAGCCATCGAGGACGCCCGCCGGGCCGCCGAAACCGAGCTGGGCGTCACCCTGCGCTGGTGTTTCGACATCCCTGGGGAAGCTGGGCTGGCGGCCGCCGAGGAGACCGCCCGTATCGCCTGTGAGCTGCGCCCCGAAGGCCTGGTCTCCTTCGGGCTGGGCGGCCCCGAGATCGGCGTGCCCCGGCCGCAGTTCAAGCCGTTCTTCGACCGGGCCATCGCCGAAGGTCTGCGCAGCGTCCCGCACGCGGGCGAGACCTCCGGGCCCGGCACCATCTGGGACGCGCTCACCAGCCTGCGCGCCGAACGCATCGGCCATGGCACCAGCGCCCCCCAGGACCCCCGGCTGCTGGAGCGCCTGGCGGAGCAGCGCATCCCGCTGGAGGTCTGCCCGACCTCCAACATCGCCACCCGGGCCGTGCCCACGCTGGCTGAGCACCCGGTGAGAGAGATGGTGGACGCCGGGGTTCTGGTCACCATCAACAGCGATGACCCGCCGATGTTCGGCACGGACCTCAATACGGAATACGGCATCGCGGCCCGGCTGCTCAGCCTGGACGCACCGGGCGTCGCCGCGCTCGCCAAGAACGCGGTGGCGGCCGCTTTCCTCGACACACCGGCGAAATCAAAGCTCAGCGATGAGATCGATGCCTATGTGTCGGCATGGCAGCAGAGCTAG
- a CDS encoding bifunctional DNA primase/polymerase, giving the protein MSGKAGARSAVEWLASAAPDPEACRWEWERNPLGVTLLPAGRLWDVLILSGELGCPTLEVLSRCVDRPGPVLTDFGDSRTGFFVPPGTAARWVGTGVRGAGRGSWIVVPYPGRRTGGVRWLIPPDGSGILTDPAVLELAMHEAAAWAAGADE; this is encoded by the coding sequence ATGAGTGGCAAGGCGGGGGCAAGGAGCGCGGTGGAGTGGCTGGCGTCGGCGGCACCGGATCCCGAAGCCTGCCGATGGGAGTGGGAACGAAATCCGCTCGGGGTGACGCTGCTGCCCGCCGGGCGGCTGTGGGACGTCCTCATTCTCAGCGGTGAGCTGGGCTGCCCCACGCTGGAGGTGCTGAGCCGGTGCGTCGACCGGCCGGGCCCCGTACTGACCGACTTCGGCGACTCCCGGACGGGCTTCTTCGTCCCGCCGGGAACCGCCGCCCGCTGGGTCGGTACGGGGGTGCGCGGCGCCGGGCGCGGCAGCTGGATCGTGGTGCCGTATCCGGGCCGCCGCACCGGTGGAGTGCGCTGGCTGATCCCACCGGACGGTTCCGGCATCCTCACTGATCCGGCGGTGCTGGAGCTGGCAATGCATGAGGCGGCGGCGTGGGCCGCCGGTGCCGACGAGTGA
- the gabT gene encoding 4-aminobutyrate--2-oxoglutarate transaminase, producing MPELSGGPALPQERRVVTAIPGPKSQELHARKQAAVADGVGTVLPVYAKRAGGGILQDVDGNSLIDFGSGIAVTTVGNSAEAVVRRAAAQLADFTHTCFMVTPYEGYVEVAEELARLTPGDHAKKTALFNSGAEAVENAVKIARAHTKRQAVVVFDHGYHGRTNLTMALTSKNMPYKHSFGPFAPEVYRVPVAYPYRWLTGPENCAEEAAAQAIDQISKQVGAGNVAAIVIEPVLGEGGFIEPAKGFLPRIAEFAKANGIVFVADEIQSGFCRTGQWFACEDEGIVPDLITTAKGIAGGMPLAAVTGRAEIMDAAHVGGLGGTYGGNPVACAAALGAIETMRELDLNARARRIEEVMKPRLQKMAEQYGVIGEVRGRGAMIAIELVKPGTKDPNPEVTGALAKACHEEGLLVLTTGTYGNVMRFLPPLVIGEDLLNEGLDILEGALAQQA from the coding sequence ATGCCAGAGCTGTCCGGGGGCCCGGCCCTCCCCCAGGAACGCCGCGTCGTCACCGCGATCCCCGGTCCCAAGTCGCAGGAGCTGCATGCCCGTAAGCAGGCGGCGGTGGCTGACGGCGTGGGCACCGTACTGCCGGTGTACGCCAAGCGCGCCGGTGGCGGCATCCTCCAGGACGTGGACGGCAACTCGCTGATCGACTTCGGCTCCGGCATCGCCGTGACCACGGTCGGCAACAGCGCCGAGGCCGTCGTACGCCGGGCCGCCGCACAGCTGGCGGACTTCACGCACACCTGCTTCATGGTCACCCCCTACGAGGGTTATGTGGAGGTCGCCGAGGAGCTGGCCAGGCTCACGCCGGGGGACCACGCCAAGAAGACCGCGCTGTTCAACTCCGGCGCTGAAGCGGTGGAGAACGCGGTGAAGATCGCCCGTGCGCACACCAAGCGTCAGGCGGTCGTGGTCTTCGACCACGGCTACCACGGCCGTACGAACCTGACCATGGCGCTGACCTCGAAGAACATGCCGTACAAGCACAGCTTCGGCCCCTTCGCGCCCGAGGTGTACCGGGTGCCGGTCGCCTACCCCTACCGCTGGCTGACCGGCCCGGAGAACTGCGCCGAGGAGGCCGCGGCCCAGGCGATCGACCAGATCAGCAAGCAGGTCGGCGCCGGGAATGTCGCCGCGATCGTGATTGAGCCGGTGCTGGGCGAGGGCGGCTTCATCGAGCCCGCCAAGGGCTTCCTGCCCCGTATCGCCGAGTTCGCCAAGGCGAACGGCATTGTCTTCGTCGCGGATGAGATCCAGTCCGGCTTCTGCCGTACCGGTCAGTGGTTCGCCTGTGAGGACGAGGGCATCGTTCCGGACCTGATCACCACCGCCAAGGGCATCGCGGGCGGTATGCCGCTGGCCGCGGTGACCGGCCGCGCCGAGATCATGGATGCCGCGCATGTGGGCGGACTGGGCGGCACCTACGGCGGCAACCCGGTGGCCTGTGCGGCCGCGCTCGGGGCGATTGAGACCATGCGGGAGCTGGACCTGAACGCCAGGGCCCGCCGTATCGAGGAGGTCATGAAGCCGCGGCTGCAGAAGATGGCCGAGCAGTACGGCGTGATCGGCGAGGTCCGCGGCCGTGGCGCGATGATCGCCATCGAGCTGGTCAAGCCCGGCACGAAGGACCCCAACCCGGAGGTGACCGGGGCGCTGGCCAAGGCGTGCCACGAGGAGGGGCTGCTGGTCCTGACCACCGGCACGTACGGCAATGTGATGCGCTTCCTGCCGCCGCTGGTGATCGGCGAGGACCTGCTGAACGAGGGTCTGGACATCCTGGAGGGCGCACTCGCCCAGCAGGCGTGA
- a CDS encoding gamma-aminobutyraldehyde dehydrogenase translates to MVQRFDVSTFAQGAQYLDGRLAPGSAGRTHTVVDPATGEQVYTYELASPADVDAAVAAAQRALPGWAGATPGERSDALHRFAAVLGERAEELAQAESLQCGKPIKLSKEFDVPGSVDNAAFFAGAARQLAGVSAGEYSGDHTSYIRREPIGVIGSIAPWNYPLQMAAWKILPAIAAGNTIVLKPAELTPLTSLMFAQAATEAGIPNGVVNIVSGTGRDAGEHLVGHPAVAMTSFTGSTEVGKRVAEIATSTVKRLHLELGGKAPFLVFDDADLTAAVHGAVAGALINTGQDCTAATRAYVQRPLYDAFVSGVAELMDTVRLGDPFDPDTDLGPLISHAHRDRVAGFVDRARSYATVVTGGEAPGGELAKGAYYRPTLITGAAQDSEVVQRELFGPVLVVLPFDSDDEGLRLANDTPYGLAASAWSRDVHRTGRATREIKAGCVWINDHIPIISEMPHGGYRASGFGKDMSAYSFEEYTQVKHVMYDNTAVARKDWHRTVFGSR, encoded by the coding sequence ATGGTTCAGCGCTTCGATGTGTCCACGTTCGCGCAGGGCGCCCAGTATCTGGACGGGCGGCTCGCACCCGGCAGCGCGGGACGTACCCACACGGTCGTCGACCCGGCTACGGGCGAGCAGGTGTACACCTATGAGCTGGCCTCACCGGCCGATGTGGACGCGGCCGTCGCCGCCGCACAGCGGGCGCTGCCCGGCTGGGCGGGTGCCACCCCCGGTGAGCGTTCCGACGCCCTGCACCGCTTCGCGGCCGTGCTGGGTGAGCGGGCTGAGGAGCTCGCGCAGGCGGAGTCCTTGCAGTGCGGCAAGCCCATCAAGCTGTCGAAGGAGTTCGACGTACCGGGCTCGGTGGACAACGCCGCGTTCTTCGCCGGGGCCGCCCGTCAGCTGGCGGGCGTCTCAGCGGGTGAGTACAGCGGCGACCACACCTCGTATATCCGCCGCGAACCCATCGGTGTCATCGGCTCCATCGCACCCTGGAACTATCCGCTCCAGATGGCAGCGTGGAAGATCCTCCCGGCCATCGCGGCGGGCAACACCATTGTCTTGAAACCCGCCGAGCTGACGCCGCTCACCTCACTGATGTTCGCCCAGGCGGCCACCGAGGCAGGCATCCCGAACGGCGTGGTCAACATCGTCTCCGGGACGGGCCGGGACGCGGGCGAGCATCTGGTCGGTCACCCGGCGGTGGCGATGACCTCCTTCACCGGCTCCACCGAGGTCGGCAAGCGGGTCGCGGAGATCGCCACGAGCACCGTCAAGCGGCTTCATCTGGAGCTCGGCGGCAAAGCGCCGTTCCTGGTATTCGATGATGCCGATCTGACGGCCGCCGTCCATGGCGCCGTCGCGGGCGCGCTCATCAATACGGGCCAGGACTGCACCGCCGCCACCCGTGCCTATGTGCAGCGCCCGCTGTATGACGCGTTCGTCAGCGGCGTCGCCGAGCTGATGGACACCGTCCGCCTCGGCGACCCCTTCGACCCCGATACGGATCTGGGGCCGCTGATCTCGCACGCCCACCGGGACCGGGTGGCGGGCTTTGTCGACCGGGCCCGCTCCTATGCCACGGTGGTCACCGGCGGCGAGGCCCCTGGTGGAGAGCTCGCCAAGGGCGCCTACTACCGTCCCACCCTCATCACCGGTGCCGCGCAGGACAGCGAGGTCGTCCAGCGCGAGCTCTTCGGCCCGGTCCTTGTTGTGCTCCCCTTCGACAGCGACGACGAGGGCCTCCGCCTGGCCAATGACACCCCGTACGGCCTGGCAGCCTCCGCCTGGAGCCGGGATGTCCACCGCACCGGACGCGCCACCCGCGAGATCAAAGCGGGCTGCGTCTGGATCAACGACCACATCCCGATCATCAGCGAGATGCCGCACGGCGGCTATCGGGCCTCCGGCTTCGGCAAGGACATGTCGGCGTACTCCTTCGAGGAGTACACGCAGGTCAAGCACGTTATGTACGACAACACGGCGGTAGCCCGCAAGGACTGGCACCGCACCGTCTTCGGCTCCCGCTGA
- a CDS encoding DUF4190 domain-containing protein — protein MGHIAEGKDRPEEPNPWAPPGDRVSLGKQDSQHGQDGQDGQQAAPAASPIPPVPPAPSPPPFPPPGPAYGPAYGPAGQPPYGHGTGQPPPGAGYGGPGPGYGYAPPGPGWMPYAPPQPPTSGICTAAMVLGIIAMVFTMTFWGAFLGIILGPVALGLAISARRRINRGAAHGSGPATAGLVLGIISTALSLVFVVAAISAIAFLSDLEPIEHEGDYYDYDAHAVSASPFPQQGTDFVV, from the coding sequence ATGGGGCATATAGCAGAGGGCAAGGACCGCCCGGAGGAGCCCAACCCCTGGGCACCGCCCGGGGACCGGGTCTCACTGGGAAAGCAGGACAGCCAGCACGGTCAGGACGGTCAGGACGGTCAGCAGGCCGCGCCCGCCGCGTCCCCCATACCCCCGGTGCCACCGGCCCCCTCTCCGCCGCCCTTCCCGCCGCCCGGCCCGGCGTATGGCCCGGCGTACGGTCCGGCGGGGCAGCCGCCGTACGGCCATGGGACCGGACAGCCGCCGCCCGGCGCTGGCTACGGCGGGCCCGGCCCCGGCTATGGCTACGCTCCCCCGGGGCCCGGCTGGATGCCGTACGCCCCTCCGCAGCCGCCGACGAGTGGCATCTGCACCGCTGCCATGGTGCTGGGGATCATAGCCATGGTCTTCACCATGACCTTCTGGGGCGCGTTCCTGGGGATCATCCTCGGTCCGGTCGCCCTTGGGCTGGCCATCTCGGCTCGGCGCCGCATCAACCGCGGTGCGGCACACGGCTCCGGGCCTGCCACCGCCGGGCTGGTTCTGGGCATCATCTCCACCGCGCTCTCCCTGGTGTTCGTGGTGGCGGCGATCAGCGCCATCGCCTTTCTCAGCGATCTGGAGCCCATCGAGCACGAGGGCGACTACTACGACTACGACGCCCATGCCGTAAGCGCCTCCCCCTTCCCCCAGCAGGGCACAGATTTCGTCGTGTAA
- a CDS encoding polyamine ABC transporter substrate-binding protein → MTPDDLYAGMSEPVRKAWERSLTSGRAAMTRRRLLQGTGMAAGGALLAACGIPPAESVKDREDGEKTKDLSDKEKVLTFSNWPLYIDVDDDNKNKRPTLDAFQRESGIKVKYIEDINDNNEFYGKIRPQLAAGQDTGRDLVCLTDWMAGRLIRHGWAQRLDPANLPNAIANLEQRFRNSPHDPGRQYGYPWAGVATVVAYNKKATKGKVVKSVSQLLEDESLKGRVSLLTEMHDTMGITLLDMGKDAGDFTDDDFDAAIAKLQKAVDTKQIRRFTGNDYVDELNSGDIAACLAWAGDIVQLQFDNPDVEYFFPKAGYLFGTDDLLVPARAKHQKNAEALINHYYQPEVAAELAAWVNYICPVAGAKEELAKIDKDLAEDPLIIPDAKMLASGHNFRPLSNKEETRYEDKFAKLIGA, encoded by the coding sequence ATGACCCCCGATGATCTGTACGCAGGCATGTCCGAACCCGTCCGCAAGGCCTGGGAGCGCAGCCTGACCAGCGGCCGGGCCGCGATGACCCGGCGCCGGCTGCTCCAGGGCACCGGGATGGCCGCCGGTGGAGCGCTGCTCGCCGCCTGTGGCATCCCGCCCGCCGAGAGCGTCAAGGACCGCGAAGACGGCGAGAAGACCAAGGACCTCTCCGACAAGGAGAAGGTGCTCACCTTCTCCAACTGGCCGCTCTACATCGATGTCGACGACGACAACAAGAACAAGCGTCCCACCCTCGACGCCTTCCAGCGCGAGAGCGGCATCAAGGTCAAGTACATCGAGGACATCAACGACAACAACGAGTTCTACGGCAAGATCAGACCACAGCTCGCCGCGGGCCAGGACACCGGCCGCGATCTGGTCTGCCTCACCGACTGGATGGCCGGGCGCCTGATCCGGCACGGCTGGGCACAGCGGCTGGACCCCGCCAACCTGCCCAACGCCATCGCCAATCTGGAGCAGCGCTTCCGCAACTCGCCGCACGATCCCGGCCGCCAGTACGGCTACCCGTGGGCCGGCGTCGCCACCGTTGTCGCGTACAACAAGAAGGCCACCAAGGGAAAGGTGGTCAAGAGCGTCAGCCAGCTGCTGGAGGACGAGTCGCTCAAGGGCAGGGTCTCGCTGCTCACCGAGATGCACGACACCATGGGCATCACGCTGCTGGATATGGGCAAGGACGCCGGGGACTTCACGGACGACGACTTCGACGCCGCCATCGCCAAGCTACAGAAGGCCGTCGACACCAAGCAGATCCGCCGCTTCACCGGCAACGACTACGTCGACGAGCTGAACTCCGGCGATATCGCCGCTTGCCTCGCCTGGGCCGGTGACATCGTCCAGCTGCAGTTCGACAACCCGGATGTGGAGTACTTCTTCCCCAAGGCCGGTTATCTCTTCGGCACGGACGATCTTCTGGTGCCTGCCAGGGCCAAGCACCAGAAGAACGCCGAAGCACTGATCAACCACTACTACCAGCCCGAGGTCGCCGCCGAGCTGGCCGCCTGGGTGAATTACATCTGCCCGGTCGCGGGAGCGAAGGAAGAGCTCGCCAAGATCGACAAGGATCTGGCCGAGGACCCACTGATCATCCCTGAC